A window from Alkalicoccobacillus plakortidis encodes these proteins:
- a CDS encoding response regulator transcription factor, producing MEQHEANILVVDDEERIRRLLRMYLERENYIIEEAVNGQQALEMALESEYDLILLDVMMPEMDGVEMCQELRKTKATPVMMLTAKGEEGNRVQGFEVGADDYIVKPFSPREVVLRVKALLRRSSTTKFLQTDVQTKDLLVFNQLTIDNDAHRVSVDGQDIGLTPKEYELLYYLAQSPDKVFSREQLLKDVWNYEFFGDLRTVDTHIKRLREKLNRVSEETAAMIATVWGVGYKFEAVRA from the coding sequence ATGGAACAACATGAAGCCAATATATTAGTAGTAGATGATGAAGAAAGAATCAGACGTTTATTACGCATGTACTTAGAACGAGAGAATTATATTATTGAAGAAGCCGTAAATGGTCAGCAGGCGTTAGAAATGGCTCTGGAATCGGAGTATGACCTCATTCTGTTGGATGTTATGATGCCTGAAATGGATGGCGTTGAAATGTGTCAAGAACTGCGCAAAACAAAAGCAACTCCAGTTATGATGCTGACAGCAAAAGGGGAAGAGGGAAATCGAGTCCAAGGATTTGAAGTGGGTGCTGATGATTATATCGTTAAACCCTTTAGTCCTAGAGAAGTTGTGCTACGAGTAAAAGCATTACTTAGAAGATCATCAACAACTAAGTTTTTGCAAACCGATGTACAAACAAAAGATTTACTCGTTTTTAACCAATTAACCATTGATAATGATGCACATAGAGTGAGCGTTGATGGACAAGATATTGGCTTAACCCCTAAGGAGTATGAGTTATTGTATTATTTGGCTCAATCACCGGATAAGGTGTTTTCACGTGAGCAGTTATTAAAAGACGTATGGAATTATGAGTTTTTTGGTGATCTACGTACAGTTGATACGCATATTAAAAGGCTTAGAGAAAAATTAAATCGAGTATCTGAAGAAACGGCTGCTATGATTGCGACCGTGTGGGGTGTAGGCTATAAATTCGAGGCAGTGAGAGCCTAA